A genomic window from Desulfonatronovibrio magnus includes:
- a CDS encoding DUF2442 domain-containing protein → MAWFPRLLNASPEHLRDYELTAKGIHWDKLNEDISIEGLLAGQGDMTRPYKEVA, encoded by the coding sequence TTGGCCTGGTTCCCGCGTCTACTTAATGCCTCCCCTGAGCATCTTAGAGATTACGAATTAACAGCAAAAGGCATACATTGGGATAAGTTGAATGAAGATATATCCATTGAAGGCTTACTGGCAGGACAGGGAGATATGACGCGTCCATATAAAGAAGTTGCCTGA
- a CDS encoding CDP-glycerol glycerophosphotransferase family protein: MHNPQHNKNILFVCHDFLHTPQSCNARFIEKLASKINRKPGFRVDILCLPSSSTSRKLSREKPASELQTFIINSKPRLFTFDAVRSKYAEHKIEKILIQNRYDILHVFTVGELTAAPVELAQNYGLKVFLTLCDFWFLCEENCDLASDDPDCKGPENNEKCVQCFLNKYIPDHKKNHLLFPVRDHKKSRASYLKKIFKIADNIDSLSSGVKKLHEKFGFKNLNILSDSFKYDIDRIAEHYIQKYNSVSPSKNNNKTNPQNKKRILFYCFDKMHIPVLDPIYTKMKTKHPEYMYGFAAMPRNKHFTAGFEEGDLRLLKAFKEYVTFYPQEFFPDVTILPDSYYPHGCGKMVHVGHGVLSKGIYYTDTIKAKQEEKADMVCVPGAYHQQMLESIIGSPVMATGMPKLDNLFNGKINKKTVCRHYNLPESYTYILYAPTYNQELTSLDYLLEKIDQILMTDQMMLLIKLHSRCKPRHRLMAQKLVNKDPRIVYISGQDITEFLALADVMISDVSSAMMEFAALDKPLVLFNNPTWEDYEHFNPNDIDFAWRDIGLQITGSDQLKDAVQECLQYPEKLSRIRTKYTDQLFANKYNGDASGNIARLVSGLAES, from the coding sequence ATGCATAATCCACAACATAATAAGAATATCCTTTTTGTATGTCATGACTTTCTGCATACCCCACAATCCTGCAATGCACGATTTATTGAAAAACTTGCATCAAAGATAAATAGAAAGCCCGGATTTAGGGTCGATATCCTTTGCCTGCCTTCAAGCTCAACAAGTAGAAAGCTATCCAGGGAAAAACCTGCATCTGAACTGCAAACATTTATAATTAACAGCAAACCTAGATTATTCACTTTTGATGCTGTACGTTCTAAATATGCCGAACATAAAATTGAAAAAATTTTAATCCAAAACAGATACGACATCCTGCATGTTTTTACCGTAGGAGAATTAACTGCTGCCCCTGTTGAATTAGCCCAAAATTACGGACTAAAAGTTTTTCTCACTCTTTGCGATTTCTGGTTTCTGTGTGAAGAAAATTGTGATTTGGCTTCTGATGATCCAGACTGTAAAGGTCCGGAAAATAATGAAAAGTGCGTTCAATGTTTTTTAAATAAGTACATACCTGATCACAAGAAAAATCACCTCCTGTTTCCAGTCAGGGATCACAAAAAAAGTCGAGCCAGCTATCTGAAAAAAATATTTAAAATAGCAGACAACATTGATTCATTATCATCAGGAGTAAAAAAATTACATGAAAAATTTGGATTTAAAAATCTCAATATTTTATCAGACAGCTTTAAGTACGATATAGACAGAATTGCTGAACATTATATTCAGAAATACAATAGTGTCTCACCCTCAAAAAATAATAACAAAACAAACCCTCAGAACAAAAAAAGAATCCTTTTTTACTGTTTTGACAAAATGCATATCCCTGTTCTTGATCCCATATATACAAAGATGAAAACCAAACATCCTGAGTATATGTACGGATTTGCAGCAATGCCCAGAAACAAACATTTTACTGCAGGCTTTGAAGAAGGCGATCTGAGACTTTTAAAGGCTTTTAAGGAATATGTTACTTTTTACCCCCAGGAATTTTTCCCAGACGTGACCATCCTTCCCGACTCTTATTACCCACACGGATGTGGCAAAATGGTTCATGTAGGACACGGCGTGCTCAGCAAGGGTATATATTATACTGACACCATCAAGGCTAAACAGGAAGAAAAAGCAGACATGGTATGTGTACCCGGTGCATATCACCAGCAAATGCTTGAAAGCATAATAGGTAGTCCTGTAATGGCTACAGGAATGCCTAAACTCGACAATCTTTTTAACGGCAAAATCAATAAGAAAACAGTGTGCAGGCATTACAATCTACCTGAAAGTTACACATATATATTATACGCGCCTACCTATAACCAGGAACTAACATCTCTTGATTATCTACTGGAAAAAATTGACCAGATTTTAATGACCGATCAGATGATGCTGCTTATAAAACTGCACTCCAGATGCAAGCCAAGACACAGATTAATGGCTCAAAAACTGGTGAACAAAGACCCTCGTATAGTATATATATCGGGACAAGATATTACAGAATTCCTGGCCTTAGCAGATGTAATGATTTCTGATGTTTCTTCGGCAATGATGGAGTTTGCAGCTTTGGATAAGCCTCTGGTTCTATTCAACAATCCGACCTGGGAGGATTACGAACACTTTAATCCCAATGATATAGATTTTGCCTGGAGGGACATAGGCTTGCAGATAACAGGCTCTGACCAGTTAAAAGATGCTGTTCAGGAATGTTTGCAATACCCTGAAAAACTTTCTCGGATCAGGACCAAGTATACGGACCAGCTCTTTGCTAACAAATACAATGGAGATGCCTCGGGCAATATTGCCAGACTTGTGAGCGGACTTGCTGAATCATAG
- a CDS encoding helix-turn-helix domain-containing protein, producing MQAQKMAHTQVSIPVDNLELLTALVNKLGGQVSRGIHLDSFCDPMPNVERGGNMLKALRRRACLTQNEVAKDLGIPQSHISEFERDKRNIPYKHALKLAKLMNTLPGHFMKPNSETLEAISELGKGKGERFNSAEKLFENLDI from the coding sequence ATGCAAGCACAAAAAATGGCCCACACTCAAGTTTCTATCCCAGTTGATAACCTGGAGTTGCTGACAGCTCTTGTTAATAAGCTCGGTGGACAGGTTTCGCGTGGCATACATCTTGATTCTTTTTGCGATCCCATGCCCAATGTGGAGCGTGGCGGGAACATGCTCAAAGCGTTGCGCCGTCGCGCCTGCCTTACCCAGAACGAGGTTGCAAAAGATCTTGGAATTCCTCAAAGTCATATTTCAGAGTTTGAGAGAGATAAACGCAACATTCCCTATAAACATGCATTAAAGCTTGCGAAACTTATGAATACTCTTCCAGGTCACTTCATGAAGCCAAACAGTGAAACGCTTGAGGCGATATCTGAACTGGGAAAAGGTAAAGGGGAGCGTTTCAATTCTGCTGAGAAATTGTTCGAAAACTTGGATATATAG